The Phycisphaeraceae bacterium genome segment CAGCGGGCCATGAGCGCCGCATGGCTGCCCTGATCGACGATGCGGCCGGCATCCATGACCACGATGCGATCAGCGCTGAGCACCGTCGAGAGCCGGTGGGCGATGAGCAGCGCGGTCCGCCCCTGGCAGAACTCGCTGATGGCCCGGTTGATGAGCGATTCGGATTCGGAGTCGATCTGGCTGGTCGCTTCATCGAGAATCATGATGGACGGGTCGCGCAGAATCGCCCGCGCGATAGCCAGCCGCTGACACTGCCCGCCGGAGAGCGACGCACCCTGCTCCGCCAGAATCGTGTCGTAGCCGTCGGGCAGCAGTCGGATGAACTCGTCGGCGTGGGCCTGTCTGGCGGCGTTGATGACCTGCTCGCGCGTGCAATGCTGGGCGCCGAAGCAGATGTTTTCGGCCACCGTGCCGCGGAAGAGCACTGTCTCCTGCGTCACCACGCCGATCTGCCGCCGCACCGATCGCAGGTTGTACGACTGCACGTCCACACCGTCGATCAGCACCGCGCCGCTGGTTGGCCTGAGCAGACGCGGCACCATGGCCAGCAGGGTGGACTTGCCGCACCCGTTGGGACCGACGATGGCCACGCGTTCGCCGAAGGCGACGGTGAGCGAGAGGTGATCGATCGCGGGCTTCTCCGCGCCCTCGTACCGAAACGCCACGTCGCGGAACTCGATGGACTGTCGATGCCTCGGCATGGCGGGCCGCTGGGCGTCGCGCGAGCTCTCTCGCGGCTCATCGAGAATTTCCAGCAGTCGCGAGGCCGGGGCGGAGGCCGCCTGCATCTCGTTGATCAGTCCCGTCAAGGGCTTGAACGAGCTGCCCGCCACCGCCAGCGAGCCGATGGCCAGCAGAAAGTCGTTGAAGGCCAGGTCGCCCTCGATGATTTCCCGCGCCGCGATGAGCGCCAGCGCCCCGATGACGAAGATGGCGATGGTCTCCACCAGCGGACCGGAGAGTGATCGAGCCAGCCGGACGCGGAGTTCCTGCATCACGACCTGCTTGTTGCGATGGTGGAAACGCGCCGCCGCGGTCCGCTCGCCGGTGCTGGCCTTCACCGCGCGCACGCCCCGGAGCGATTCCGAGGCGATGCGCAGCAGATCCTCCTGCGCCGCCAGCGACCCTCGCGTCCCGCGGCGGATGCGCTTGCCGACCTTCCGCAGCACGTAGGCCAGCGCGGGCGCGACGATGAGCGCAATGAACGTCAGTCGCCAGTTGAACCAGAGTGCGACGAGGAATGCCGCCATTCCCTTCGTCACCTGGGCCGCCGCCTTGCTGGTGAGGGCGATCAGCCCGCCCTGCAGTTCCGCCGCATCGCGGATGATGCGGGCGACGAAGTCCGATGGCCCGCGCGTCACGATTCGCGCCAGCGGCATGTGAATGACGCGGCGGAAGCAGTCCCGCCGCACCCCCGCGATGGTCTTGGCGACCACGGTCATGCTCAGGTACTGATGCAGGAAGTTGGCCGTCGCCCCCAGCACCGTGAGGATGCCCAGACCGACCACGATGAGGATGACGCTGTGGTAGCGATCGGCCGGCAGCATGGACACCACCCACTCGGGAATGGCCACGGTCGGCCCGCCAGCGTTGTAGGCCATCGCCTTCGCGGCCAACCCTTCCACGGTTGCCCCAACCGGCTCCGCGGCGTCTTCCCCGGTCACGTCTCCCGCGGCGTCGGTTTTCAGCACCAATCCCATCATCGGGCCGAGCGACATCAGCCCCGCCCCCAGGCCGCCCGCTGAGAGCATGGCGAACACCACGGCCCAGAACAGGGTCACGCGGTAGCGGAGCATGCGCTTGGCGAAGTGCCAGAAGTGGGCCATCGGCAGGATCGTAGCGAGTAGCGGCGGAATGCCCTACTGATACAGCCGTGCGAAATCCCCCCAGAAGCCGGGGTAGGACTTGCGGACGCACGCCGGGTTGCGGATCTGAATGCCGGGCACGCGCAGACCCAGCACGGCGAAGGCCATCGCCATGCGGTGATCGTTGTAGGTCTCGATGATGATCGGATCGGCAGTGGCACAGGCGTCCCGCCCGTGAGTATCCAGCAATCGGAGGCGCTCCGGTGGAATCGGATGAATCGTGATCGAGTCCTCAGTGGTCTCAACCTCACAGCCGACCTTGCGAAGTTCATTCGCCAGCGCGGCGATTCGGTCGGTCTCCTTCACGCGGAGGGTGTGGAGGCCGGTGAGCGTGCGAGGCCCGCAATCCAGCGACGATGCGATCGCAAGGGCCATCGCACCGTCAGGAAAGTACGAAGCGTCCACGGCGTCGTCCGTCGCGTCCATCTCTTGCGCCTTCTCCAGCCCCAGATGAGTCGACTCCAGGCGGCAGCCGGGCGCTCGAACGTGCTCGACCACCATGAGATCGGGTTGCGCGGAGTACGGGTTGATCGGGATGAACAGGTTGGAGCCGGGGCAGAGCGCCCCCGCGAGCAGAAAGTAGATTGCACTGCTCGCATCAAGATCAACCACGTAGCGATGACCTTCGATCGGCGCGTGCTCCAGACGCAGAGATTCCGGCAACCAGCGTTCTGACGGGCTGACTTGAATGAACTGATCCAAGACAGCGCTGCCCCAATCGGACATGACGCGACAGGTCAATGCCACGTACACGCCGCTCGTTGGCTCGCTGCCGAGATGCAGCGTGACTCCGCTCTCGAGGCAACTCGCGATCAGCATCACCGCCGAAACAAACTGACTGCTCGCCGTCTTGCCGACTGTGAGCTCGCCACCCCGGAACTTCTCGCTCGGCGTCACCCGCACAGGCAGTCGCCCTTCCTGCTCGATGTACTCGATGTCCGCCCCCAGTTGCCGCAGCATCTGAACGCCCTCGGCGATGGGCCGCTCGCGCATGCGCTTGCTCCCGTCCACCACCACCGGCTCAGCGGCCAGGCAGGCGCAAGCGATCATGAACCGCGTGGGTGTGCCGCCGTCGCCGAGGTTGACGGTCCCACCGCGCGGGAAGCGGCCCCCCACGCCGGTCATCAGCACATCCTCTGAGCCATCTCCCGTCTCGCCCGGCGCCCACGTCGCATTCGCACCCAGCGTGCAGAGGGCTTGAAGCAGCCCATCCGTGTCATCCGAGCGCAGCGGGCGGATGATCCGACTCTCCCCCTTGGCCAGCGCGGCCAGCACGTACGCCCGGTTGGTGATCGACTTGCTGCCGGGCGGCGTGATGGTGACATCGAACGGCCGCGACAGAGGCACGATCGGCAGCGGGTCGGGCAACTGGTCGAGTGGCAGGGTGTAGTCGGCGGGGAAAGCCATCAGCCGTCAGTTTTCAGCCATCAGCAAGATCGAGGAAGCGAGCCGATCCGCCGTGCTGATGGCTGACGGCTGACGGCTGTCGGCTTGCTATCCCTTCCTGAACACCGCCACCACGTCCTCCACCGGGATCACGAAGAGCCGGTTGTCGCCCTCGAAATCCACCGGCACGCTGTTCTTTGGGTTGAACAGAATCCGGTCATAGCGGCGGATCGGGTAGTTCTCGTTGGCCTCGACCTCGCGGCTGACGGCCACGATGCGCCCCGTGAGCGTGGGAATCTCGATCTTGTCCGGCAGGTGAATGCCCGACTTGGTGTGCTTGCGATCCTCATCCTTGCGGATGAGGACGCGCTTGCCGATCGGCTCGACGGTCTCGATCGCCGCTGGCGCGGCCTTTTCGGGCTTGGAGTGGTCCTTGGACATGGGCGATGATACGCGGGGTCCGGGCAGTTCCGATTCCAGCGCGCCTTCCCAACCCTCGCGCTCCCCACTATCTTGATTCGCCTCGTGCGGACAGCGACCCCTCGCCCCTCCGTGGTGAACCGATCATGCCTCAGCGACTGGCCCACCTCATTCGCGACATCCCGGACTTTCCCAAGCCGGGCATCGTGTTCAAGGACATCACGCCCCTGCTGCGCGACGCGGCCGGGCTGGCGCTGGCGGTGGAGCTCATGGCCAACCCTTTCCGCGCCGCGCACATCGACGCGGTGGTCGGGGCGGAATCGCGGGGATTCATTTTCGGAACCGCCATCGCCCAGGCGCTCTCGTGCGGCTTCATTCCCGTGCGCAAGCCGGGCAAACTGCCGTGGGCGAAACGCTCGATCACCTACGAGCTCGAGTACGGCAAGGACACGCTGGAGATTCACGCGGACGCCGTGGCCGCCGGGCAGCGGATTCTCATGGTCGATGACCTGCTGGCCACCGGGGGCACCATGAAGGCGTGCTGCGACCTGGTGGAGGGACTGGGCGGGGAAATCGCCGGCATCGCCGTGCTGATCGAACTGGAGTTTCTCCGTGGGCGCGACCGGCTGGCGCCGCGGCACGTACATTCGGTGCTGCGCTACTGACGCGGCGCGTTCACTTGCGTCGCGCAGGTTCGCCTTCCTCGCGCCAGGGCACGATGATGTGCCCTTCCAGTCGCACGCCGTCCACCACGATCAATCGACGGCTGCGCAGGGTCTGCCCCTTCCACTCCGCCTTCGGGCCGAAGACCACGTCCCCGGGCGTTTCCACGGACCCATGCATGATGCCCTCGCAGGTGACGCCGTCTCCGGCCCGGATTCGCTTGGCGGCGACGCGCCCCTTCTTCGTCACCTCGATCTTGCCGCAGGTGTCCAGATCGTTGACCGGCACGTAGGTCTTGATGACCAGATCTTCGATGCGGATCGCCTTGTGGCATCCCGGGCAGTTGGTGGACAGCGCCTTGGCGCTGACTTCCTGCCGATGGCCGCACAGGTAGCAGCGAATGACGCGGGTCTCGCCCGTGAGCGACTTGGCGGCGGGTTGTCGGGGCGATCGGGCCATGCTTCCGTGCTCGCGTGCGCCGATCCCTTCACGCCCGGGCGTCCGGAGCGCCGGAACGTTCCCTGATGATCGCGTCTCGACTCAGGCGCGACCGACGACGCCCTCGGCGCGCGGAACCGGCGCGGCGGACCGACTGCGGCCGTCGATTCAGCGCGTCCTCACCGGCTCGGCCTTCTGGGCCGCAGCCGGCTTCACCTCGGCGGCGGTGCTGGCCTTGCCGTTGGAGCCGATGCGGCAGTAGCCGTCAATCGAGGCCCCGTCGGCCATGGTCATCTTGGCGGCGACAATGTCGCCCTTGATGGCGCCGTTGGGCTTGAGTTCGATGCGGTCGGTCGCCTCCACGTTGCCCTCGATGGCGCCTTCGACGGCGACTTCCTTGGCCGTGATCGTCGCCTTGCACGTCGAACCGGAGGCCACGTGCACCGTGCCCTTGGAGGAGATCGAGCCCTCGATGCTCCCCAGAATGCGGGCGGCGGAATCGAACTTGAAATCCCCCTTGAACGAGGCGTCCGCCCCGATCACCGTGCCGAATTGCATGTCCTTGTCAGCCATCGCACATCTCCGAGCGTGATTCGCGTGGAAAAACAGCACAACACACGCCCACCCGGTCGGCCGATCGACACAGATCGCCCGACCGGAAGGACGACGAAAACGAACTGAACGGGGAACGGGGGGTTTCTCGCGTGATCATCCATGACCTGCCCTGGGCACTCCTTGCCGCGGCCCGTGCGTAGCACACGATACCGTCAAAACACCCGTCCGCCCAGAGGAACTTCGCGTTCCGGCGCAAGAAGGACGACGTTTCCCGATGAATCGGGGAGCCCCAGCACCAGGACCTGCGACTCGAACCCCGCGATTCGCCGTACACCCAGGTTGACTGCCGCCACAACCTGTTTTCCCACAAGTGTTTGCGGCGAATACAGGGCTGTCAACTGGGCGCTGGACTGTCGCACTCCCAGCCCCGAAGGCGGGTCGCCGAAGTCGATCCACATCTTGTACGAGGGCTTGCGGGCCTGTTCATTGGGCTCCACACGCACCACGCGCCCGACGCGCAGATCGAGCAGTCCGAAGGCGTCCAGCGGGGTAAGTCCTGCACGCGCGTGAGGCGTCTCTGGCGATGGCTGATCGGGCGTCGTCGGCATGCAAGGATGCTACGTCGCCTGCGAGCGGGTATTCTCTGAACACCGCCACGTCGATCGTGGCCTGACAGACCGCACCTTCCCTGACACTGGAACTCGTCCATGACGCATCGCTTGTCCAACACGCCTTCCGGGCCGTCCGACAACATCAACCGCCGCGCCTTCGTGAAGGCCTCGGCCGCCGCGACCATTGCGTCGCTGGCCAGTTCGCCCCTGTGGGCGCGCTCCGGCGTCCATGCGGGGGTGCGCGATTCGGTGCGGGTCGGCGTGATCGGCTGCGGTGGACGCGGAACCGGGGCCGCGGCGGACGCGCTCGCCGCCGGCGAGAACGTGCAGGTTCACGCGCTCGCCGATGTCTTCGAGCATCGACTGCGCGGCTGCCGGGGTGAACTGGAGAAGCGGGGCACGCGAGGCATGGTGCGCGACGACATGTGCTTCACGGGCTTCGACGCCTACAAGCAGCTTCTCCAGACCGACGTGGACATGGTGATCCTGGCCACTCCCCCGCACTTCCGTCCCATGCATTTCGAGGCGGCGGTGAACGCGGGCAAGCACGTGTTCATGGAGAAGCCCTGCGCCGTGGATGGGCCGGGCGTCCGCCGCGTGCTGGCGTCCGCCGCGGTCGTCGATGAGAAGGGGCTTTCCGTCGTCGCCGGCACCCAGCGGCGGCACGAGGCGTCGTACCTGGCGCTCATCGAGCAGATCCGAAGCGGCGTGATCGGAGAGGTGGTCTCCGCCCGCTGCTGGTGGAATCAGGGCGGGCTGTGGGTGGTCGAGAAGACGCCGCAGATGTCCGGCATGGAGTGGCAGGTCCGCAACTGGCTCTACTTCACCTGGCTCTCTGGCGATCACATCGTGGAGCAGCACGTCCACAACCTGGACGTGTGCAACTGGGTGATCGGGGATCATCCCGTCAAGTGCATGGGCATGGGCGGGCGTCAGGTGCGCACGGAGGCGAAGTACGGCAACATCTTCGACCACTTCGCGGTGGAGTACGAGTACCCGAGCGGCGTGGTGGTTGCCAGCCAGTGCCGCCAGATCGACGGTTGCGCGGGCCGTGTGGCCGAGGCGTTTCACGGCACGAAGGGGCGCACCTTGTCCAGCCCCGGCCAGGCGCAGGTGCATGGCGCCACATCGTGGCGGTTCCCGGGTCGTCAGCGCAGTCCCTACGAGCAGGAGCACGTCGACCTGGTCGCCAGCATCACCGGCCAGTCCGCGCGGCTCAACGAGGCCCGCAACGTGGCGCACTCCACCCTGACGGCGATCATGGGACGCATGAGCGCCTACACCGGCAAGGAGGTGACGTGGGAGCAGGCCCTCGATTCGCAGGAGGATCTGTCGCCGCCGTCGTATGAGTGGATGGACATCCCGGTCCCGCCGGTGGCGGTGCCGGGACAGACACCGCTTCGGTAGTTTCCGGTATCAACACACCGTGTCGCGAGAGCCGACCCGGAATGGAGCAGATCCGTGCCGCCCGGCGGGTGTGCCGTGCAGTGGGCTGAATCGTGCGCACCGAGAGACCGCTCCCTGACGGTCGCGGCTCACTTCCCGGTTCGTGAATCTGTTGTTGATTCGCCGTGTCAACCGCGGATGACGCCGTGCTTCGAGAGCAGGTCGAGCAGCACCTGCACGCTCTCCGCCACGGAATACCGGTGCGTGGGCAGGTCGAGTTCGGGCTTGAGCGGCGCCTCGAAGGGGTCATCGATACCCGTGAAGCCCTTGATCTGCCCGGCCCGGGCCTTCTTGTAGAGCCCCTTGGGGTCGCGCTTCTCGGCTTCCTCGATGGGGCAGGAGACGTGAATCTCGAAGAAGGGAATCTTCGCCTCCTCGTGCAGCTTGCGCACGAGGTCGCGATCGGCCCGGTAGGGACTGATGAACGAGGTGATGGTGATGATGCCGGCGTCGGCGAACAACTTGGCGACCTCGCCGATGCGGCGGATGTTCTCCGCCCGGTCCTCCGCGGAGAAGCCCAGGTTCTTGTTCAGCCCCATGCGGATATTGTCGCCGTCGAGGCGGTAGGCGTGGTGGCCGCGCTGCATGAGCACCTGCTCCAGCGCCACCGCCACGGTGCTCTTGCCGCTGCCGGACAGCCCCGTCATCCAGAGGGTGCAGCCCTTCTGGCCCATGTTCTTCTCCCGCTCCTCGCGGGTGACGTTGCCCTCGTGCCAGGTGATGTTCGTTGCGACCTGCTTGGCCATATTGCGTTGACCTCGGTTGGTTCTTCAACACGAGAGGGACATGAGAGAGCCACAGAGGGAGGACATGACGGATCGCCATGAACTGATCTGTGTGGGTTCTCTGTGTTCCTCTGTGTTCCTCTGTGTTTCTCTTGTGTTGAAACGACTTCGACTGGTGAACAGCCGCTCACGCCGGCTGGAGCTGCGCCTGGGCCCACTTGATGAGGATGTCGGCCACCTCCGGGCGGCTGAACTCGGCGGGCGGACGCTGTCCCGCGTTGAGCAGTTCGCGCACCTTGGTGCCCGCCAGGAAGACGCGGTCCTCCGGCTTGCTGTTGGTGGTCTTGTCGCTGGCCATGCCCTGCGTCTTCTTGCAGTAGAAGGTGTTCTCGAATCGCAGGATGGTCAGCCCGATCTCCTCCGGCTTGAACTGGTCAAAGATCTGCTGAGCGTCATACGTGCCGTAGTAGTTGCCCACGCCGGCGTGGTCGCGGCCCACGATGAAGTGCGAGATGCCGTAGTTCTTGCGGACCAGAGCGTGCAGGATCGCCTCGCGCGGACCCGCGTAGCGCATGGCCGCGGGCATCACCGTCAGCATGGTGCGATTCTTGTTGTAGTACCCCTCGATCAGAACCTTGTAGCACTCCATGCGCACGTCGGCCGGGATGTCGCCGGGCTTGGTTTCGCCCACCAGCGGGTGGATGAGCAGGCCATCCGTCATCTCCAGGGCGCACTTGGTGAGGTACTCGTGGGCGCGGTGGATGGGGTTGCGGGTCTGGAACGCGGCGATGGTCTTCCAGCCGCGCTGGATGAACGCCTCGCGCACCTTCGCGGGCGGCAGGCGATACTCGGTGAACTGCTCGCCCTTGTCGCGCTCGGGCGTGACCGTGATCACGTGAATCGGCCCGCCCACCAGCCAGTCGCCCTCCTCAAGCACCGCCTTGACGCCCGGGTGAGCGGGGTCTTCGGTGCGGAAGACGTTGGGAATCTCCAGTTTCTTGTCGTGCGGGTAGATCTCCTGCACGTCCATGACCGCCATCAGCGTGCCGTCGGCGTGATACAGCGCGGCCTGTCCCCCCACCTTCAGCGCCGCCTTGGTCTTCTCATCCACCGCGAGGGTGATCGGGATCGACCACACCAGGCCGTTGGCGAGCCGCGTGTTGCGGCAGACTGACTCAAAGTCCTTCTGTCCCACGAAGCCCGTCAGCGGGCTGAACGCCCCGATGGCGATCATTTCCAGGTCGCAGGCCTGCTTGGCGCTGAGCGTCACCTTCGGCAGTGACCCGGCCTTGGCCTTCAGTTGTGAAGCGGCGGCGGAATCAACCAGTCGGTTGACGAGCGTGCCGCCGTGCGGGGCGACCAGTGACGCGGTGGACATTCGAATCTCTCCTCATGACTGGGGCGGAACGAGCGGCTGCCGCGAGGCGGCAACCCATGGCCGGATCTCTCAGATCGCGGGGAATCAGCATCATCGGCGAACGGTCACGCTGGAAACAGCCCGATCCGCCGTTTCGCCGAGCGATGCGTCAAGGCGTGAGGCCGATCGTATTCCCGCCGGTTTTCGATGGCAATGCGCCGAGTGTCGCACCGTCGCAACGCAACAGGACCCGACTTCAGATCTCGTAACTGCCCGGCGGCGTTTCCGGATTGTTGCGCGTTCGGATATCGGACTTCGGCGCCCCCACCACGGTCCCCGGCGGAACGGACTGCGTCAGGAACACCCCGCCGCTCACGATCGACCCCGCCCCCACCACCGTGTCCCCGCCCAGGATCGTCGCCCCCGCGTACACCGTCACGTGGTCTTCCAGCGTCGGGTGCCGCTTGACACCCTTTACGGCTCGGCCGCGGGCGTCCTTGGGGAACGACTTGGCCCCGAGCGTCACGCCCTGGTACAGACGGCAGTGCCGCCCGATCACCGCCGTCTCGCCGATCACCACGCCCGTGCCGTGGTCGATGAAGCACGATTCGCCGAGGCGCGCGCCGGGATGAATGTCGATTCCCGTTTCCGAGTGAGCGTGCTCCGCCATGATGCGTGGAATGAGCGGCACGTCCAGGCGGTGCAGTTCGTGGGCCAGACGATGGATGGTCAGCGCCCGGATGCCGGGATAACTGAAGATGACCTCATCGGTGTGCCTTGCTGCGGGGTCGGCGTCGAAGGCCGCCTGCACGTCGAGAGAAAGCAGCCGACGCACCTCCGGCAGGCGGTCGAGGAAGCGCCCCACCACCGCCGCCGCCTTGTCGTCGCACCTGGCGCTGCGTTCGGCGAAGTTCCGTCCACCCTGCTCCACACCCTCGGCATAGCGCAGCGAGGCGGAAACCTGTCGGACGAGACCTTCGGCGATCTCACCCGTGACTCGTGCGACGTGGTCGCGGATCGTGTCAACCGACAACTCCCGGGGCCCGACGAACCCGGGGAACATGAGCCACACCAGGCGCTCCAGCACCGCCAGCACTTCGTGACGATGGGGCAGATAGGCCGTCGAGAGGTGTCGCGTCCGCGGATCGTGGAGAATCGACGCCGCGAGACGCTCCACGGCCATGTCAAGCCCCTCCACCGGCGGCGTCGGGCTGGTTGTGGTGGGCGTCGGCGTCGCTCGCATCGCCGCTATGGTATTCTCCGGGTTCTCCAGGAGGCCCTTCATGCGGCACGGCTGCGTCTACGACTCCATCATCCGCACCGTCTTCAACACGCCGCTCGTCCAGTTGAGGCGGCTGGTTCCGCCCGACCATGCCCGCGTGCTCGTCAAGTGCGAGTTCTTCAACCCCATGGCCAGCGTGAAGGACCGCATCGCGGAGGCCATGATCTCGCGCGCCGAACACGACGGGATTCTTCATCCCCACACGCACATCATCGAACCCACGTCCGGCAACACCGGCATCGCCCTGGCCTTCGTGTGCGCCAGCCGCGGCTACCGGCTGACGCTCACCATGCCCGAGTCGATGAGCATCGAGCGCCGCGTCCTCCTGCGCTCGCTCGGCGCCAACCTGGTGCTGACGCCCGCCGTCGAGGGCATGCCCGGCGCCGTCGAGCGGGCGCGCCAGCTGGTCGAAACCGAAACCGACGCCTGGATGCCCCAGCAGTTCGACAATCCCGCCAATCCCGCCATTCATGAGTCCACCACCGGACCGGAGATCTGGGCCGATACCGCGGGACAGGTGGACATGCTCGTCACCGGCGTGGGCACCGGAGGCACCATCACCGGCGTCACCCGGTTCATCCGGCGTCACAAGCCCGGCTTCCAGGCCATCGCCGTGGAGCCCGCCGCCTCGCCGGTCATCTCAGGCGGCCGGCCCGCTCCCCACCGCATCCAGGGCATCGGCGCGGGCTTCATTCCGACGAATCTTGACACCACACTGCTCAACGGCGTCGAGACCGTCAGCAACGACGACGCCTATCTGTGGGCGCGTCGGCTGGCGAAGGAGGAAGGCATCTTCGCCGGCATCAGTTCGGGGGCGCACGTCTGCGCCGCCGCCCGCGTGGCGGCCAGACCGGAGAACAAGGGCAAAACCATCGTCACCATCATCGCCAGTTTCGGCGAGCGGTATCTGTCAACCCCCCTCTTTGAG includes the following:
- a CDS encoding ABC transporter ATP-binding protein; this translates as MAHFWHFAKRMLRYRVTLFWAVVFAMLSAGGLGAGLMSLGPMMGLVLKTDAAGDVTGEDAAEPVGATVEGLAAKAMAYNAGGPTVAIPEWVVSMLPADRYHSVILIVVGLGILTVLGATANFLHQYLSMTVVAKTIAGVRRDCFRRVIHMPLARIVTRGPSDFVARIIRDAAELQGGLIALTSKAAAQVTKGMAAFLVALWFNWRLTFIALIVAPALAYVLRKVGKRIRRGTRGSLAAQEDLLRIASESLRGVRAVKASTGERTAAARFHHRNKQVVMQELRVRLARSLSGPLVETIAIFVIGALALIAAREIIEGDLAFNDFLLAIGSLAVAGSSFKPLTGLINEMQAASAPASRLLEILDEPRESSRDAQRPAMPRHRQSIEFRDVAFRYEGAEKPAIDHLSLTVAFGERVAIVGPNGCGKSTLLAMVPRLLRPTSGAVLIDGVDVQSYNLRSVRRQIGVVTQETVLFRGTVAENICFGAQHCTREQVINAARQAHADEFIRLLPDGYDTILAEQGASLSGGQCQRLAIARAILRDPSIMILDEATSQIDSESESLINRAISEFCQGRTALLIAHRLSTVLSADRIVVMDAGRIVDQGSHAALMARCELYQRLARHQLLGGEEPPTSGPLMVEDVIEEPGAAMKE
- the aroA gene encoding 3-phosphoshikimate 1-carboxyvinyltransferase; this translates as MAFPADYTLPLDQLPDPLPIVPLSRPFDVTITPPGSKSITNRAYVLAALAKGESRIIRPLRSDDTDGLLQALCTLGANATWAPGETGDGSEDVLMTGVGGRFPRGGTVNLGDGGTPTRFMIACACLAAEPVVVDGSKRMRERPIAEGVQMLRQLGADIEYIEQEGRLPVRVTPSEKFRGGELTVGKTASSQFVSAVMLIASCLESGVTLHLGSEPTSGVYVALTCRVMSDWGSAVLDQFIQVSPSERWLPESLRLEHAPIEGHRYVVDLDASSAIYFLLAGALCPGSNLFIPINPYSAQPDLMVVEHVRAPGCRLESTHLGLEKAQEMDATDDAVDASYFPDGAMALAIASSLDCGPRTLTGLHTLRVKETDRIAALANELRKVGCEVETTEDSITIHPIPPERLRLLDTHGRDACATADPIIIETYNDHRMAMAFAVLGLRVPGIQIRNPACVRKSYPGFWGDFARLYQ
- a CDS encoding co-chaperone GroES, with translation MSKDHSKPEKAAPAAIETVEPIGKRVLIRKDEDRKHTKSGIHLPDKIEIPTLTGRIVAVSREVEANENYPIRRYDRILFNPKNSVPVDFEGDNRLFVIPVEDVVAVFRKG
- a CDS encoding adenine phosphoribosyltransferase yields the protein MPQRLAHLIRDIPDFPKPGIVFKDITPLLRDAAGLALAVELMANPFRAAHIDAVVGAESRGFIFGTAIAQALSCGFIPVRKPGKLPWAKRSITYELEYGKDTLEIHADAVAAGQRILMVDDLLATGGTMKACCDLVEGLGGEIAGIAVLIELEFLRGRDRLAPRHVHSVLRY
- a CDS encoding polymer-forming cytoskeletal protein, whose product is MADKDMQFGTVIGADASFKGDFKFDSAARILGSIEGSISSKGTVHVASGSTCKATITAKEVAVEGAIEGNVEATDRIELKPNGAIKGDIVAAKMTMADGASIDGYCRIGSNGKASTAAEVKPAAAQKAEPVRTR
- a CDS encoding tRNA-binding protein codes for the protein MPTTPDQPSPETPHARAGLTPLDAFGLLDLRVGRVVRVEPNEQARKPSYKMWIDFGDPPSGLGVRQSSAQLTALYSPQTLVGKQVVAAVNLGVRRIAGFESQVLVLGLPDSSGNVVLLAPEREVPLGGRVF
- a CDS encoding Gfo/Idh/MocA family oxidoreductase, with protein sequence MTHRLSNTPSGPSDNINRRAFVKASAAATIASLASSPLWARSGVHAGVRDSVRVGVIGCGGRGTGAAADALAAGENVQVHALADVFEHRLRGCRGELEKRGTRGMVRDDMCFTGFDAYKQLLQTDVDMVILATPPHFRPMHFEAAVNAGKHVFMEKPCAVDGPGVRRVLASAAVVDEKGLSVVAGTQRRHEASYLALIEQIRSGVIGEVVSARCWWNQGGLWVVEKTPQMSGMEWQVRNWLYFTWLSGDHIVEQHVHNLDVCNWVIGDHPVKCMGMGGRQVRTEAKYGNIFDHFAVEYEYPSGVVVASQCRQIDGCAGRVAEAFHGTKGRTLSSPGQAQVHGATSWRFPGRQRSPYEQEHVDLVASITGQSARLNEARNVAHSTLTAIMGRMSAYTGKEVTWEQALDSQEDLSPPSYEWMDIPVPPVAVPGQTPLR
- the cysC gene encoding adenylyl-sulfate kinase translates to MAKQVATNITWHEGNVTREEREKNMGQKGCTLWMTGLSGSGKSTVAVALEQVLMQRGHHAYRLDGDNIRMGLNKNLGFSAEDRAENIRRIGEVAKLFADAGIITITSFISPYRADRDLVRKLHEEAKIPFFEIHVSCPIEEAEKRDPKGLYKKARAGQIKGFTGIDDPFEAPLKPELDLPTHRYSVAESVQVLLDLLSKHGVIRG
- the sat gene encoding sulfate adenylyltransferase, with product MSTASLVAPHGGTLVNRLVDSAAASQLKAKAGSLPKVTLSAKQACDLEMIAIGAFSPLTGFVGQKDFESVCRNTRLANGLVWSIPITLAVDEKTKAALKVGGQAALYHADGTLMAVMDVQEIYPHDKKLEIPNVFRTEDPAHPGVKAVLEEGDWLVGGPIHVITVTPERDKGEQFTEYRLPPAKVREAFIQRGWKTIAAFQTRNPIHRAHEYLTKCALEMTDGLLIHPLVGETKPGDIPADVRMECYKVLIEGYYNKNRTMLTVMPAAMRYAGPREAILHALVRKNYGISHFIVGRDHAGVGNYYGTYDAQQIFDQFKPEEIGLTILRFENTFYCKKTQGMASDKTTNSKPEDRVFLAGTKVRELLNAGQRPPAEFSRPEVADILIKWAQAQLQPA
- a CDS encoding serine acetyltransferase; translation: MAVERLAASILHDPRTRHLSTAYLPHRHEVLAVLERLVWLMFPGFVGPRELSVDTIRDHVARVTGEIAEGLVRQVSASLRYAEGVEQGGRNFAERSARCDDKAAAVVGRFLDRLPEVRRLLSLDVQAAFDADPAARHTDEVIFSYPGIRALTIHRLAHELHRLDVPLIPRIMAEHAHSETGIDIHPGARLGESCFIDHGTGVVIGETAVIGRHCRLYQGVTLGAKSFPKDARGRAVKGVKRHPTLEDHVTVYAGATILGGDTVVGAGSIVSGGVFLTQSVPPGTVVGAPKSDIRTRNNPETPPGSYEI
- the cysK gene encoding cysteine synthase A, yielding MRHGCVYDSIIRTVFNTPLVQLRRLVPPDHARVLVKCEFFNPMASVKDRIAEAMISRAEHDGILHPHTHIIEPTSGNTGIALAFVCASRGYRLTLTMPESMSIERRVLLRSLGANLVLTPAVEGMPGAVERARQLVETETDAWMPQQFDNPANPAIHESTTGPEIWADTAGQVDMLVTGVGTGGTITGVTRFIRRHKPGFQAIAVEPAASPVISGGRPAPHRIQGIGAGFIPTNLDTTLLNGVETVSNDDAYLWARRLAKEEGIFAGISSGAHVCAAARVAARPENKGKTIVTIIASFGERYLSTPLFEGLAG